From Eretmochelys imbricata isolate rEreImb1 chromosome 17, rEreImb1.hap1, whole genome shotgun sequence, a single genomic window includes:
- the NUPR2 gene encoding nuclear protein 2, with product MREPRAQEEPEGPAAARPQKAAPLGAEEPEARYDPYEWYNVREWSGPRGPGSGGKGRSRRERELRTNRYLPAGHERKLAQKLRNSQAKRRRREQRGPRSTRAGRRSARAE from the coding sequence ATGCGAGAGCCAAGGGCCCAGGAGGAGCCCGAGGGCCCGGCCGCCGCCCGGCCGCAGAAGGCAGCGCCCCTTGGGGCGGAGGAGCCCGAGGCTCGCTACGACCCATACGAGTGGTACAACGTGCGGGAGTGGAGCGGGCCGCGGGGCCCGGGCTCCGGCGGGAAGGGCCGCAGCCGCCGGGAGCGGGAGCTCCGCACCAACCGCTACCTCCCCGCCGGCCACGAGAGGAAGCTCGCCCAAAAGCTGCGCAACAGCCAGGCCAAGCGGCGCCGCCGGGAGCAGCGCGGGCCTCGCTCCACCCGGGCCGGGAGGCGCAGCGCCAGG